A genome region from Psychrobacter jeotgali includes the following:
- a CDS encoding MgtC/SapB family protein — translation MFEFDLDLNLMAYHLFQLGIAFILSLPIALNREMKEDGAGLRTFPLVTIASCAFMLVGRDIYEASGEARIMYAIITGMGFIGGGAIFKNEEGSKGTATAASLWNTGAIGISVAYGRYEIAIILSIVGFLILQFSEPFKAKSNSK, via the coding sequence ATGTTTGAATTCGATTTAGACTTAAACTTAATGGCATACCATCTCTTTCAATTAGGTATAGCTTTTATATTATCATTGCCGATTGCCCTTAACCGTGAGATGAAAGAGGATGGCGCGGGGCTCAGAACCTTCCCCTTAGTCACTATTGCTTCTTGTGCATTTATGTTGGTTGGCAGAGATATTTATGAAGCCAGCGGTGAAGCAAGAATTATGTATGCCATAATTACTGGTATGGGCTTTATCGGTGGTGGCGCTATCTTCAAGAACGAAGAAGGTTCAAAAGGGACGGCAACTGCAGCGAGCTTATGGAATACGGGCGCTATTGGCATTTCAGTCGCTTACGGGCGCTATGAAATAGCTATTATACTATCAATTGTCGGGTTCTTGATTCTTCAGTTTTCAGAACCTTTTAAGGCTAAGAGCAATAGTAAATAG
- a CDS encoding M48 metallopeptidase family protein, protein MKPLKYIAHYPEHIQTQAAELINKGQLGDYLTRNYPDQHQIQNDKALYNYVNDLKNQYMRKISTLSQVSYNAKDKILKNALGTHTYQSRVQGSKLKAHNSIAVASLFKEAPPEFLRMIVVHELAHFKEKAHNKAFYQLCCHMEPSYHQFELDMRLWLHWREHLLT, encoded by the coding sequence ATGAAACCTTTAAAATATATCGCCCATTATCCAGAGCACATTCAAACCCAAGCGGCCGAGTTAATTAATAAGGGTCAATTGGGAGATTATTTGACTCGAAATTATCCTGACCAGCATCAGATTCAAAATGATAAGGCGCTGTATAACTATGTTAATGACTTAAAAAATCAATATATGCGCAAAATCAGTACGCTGTCACAAGTAAGCTATAATGCTAAAGATAAGATACTAAAAAATGCGCTTGGCACCCACACTTATCAGTCTCGAGTGCAGGGTAGTAAGCTCAAGGCGCACAATAGTATTGCTGTAGCTAGTTTATTTAAAGAGGCGCCACCTGAGTTTTTGCGTATGATAGTGGTGCATGAGCTGGCACATTTTAAAGAAAAAGCGCATAACAAGGCTTTTTATCAATTATGCTGTCATATGGAACCTAGCTATCATCAATTTGAGCTAGATATGCGTCTTTGGCTACATTGGCGTGAGCATTTACTCACTTAA
- a CDS encoding tetratricopeptide repeat protein, protein MINTKIYKSVYTLAEKLLEADSKGDQQRFDALYDELKAICTEHEGTDKDHPEQWETLADFTEDLVKALVIYDKALAKAEAINSKDHLSSIAYAMAVIQIELGRKNAAISNLQNAKISANKIEDKEFKVEIDELLAKLVAE, encoded by the coding sequence ATGATTAATACCAAAATATATAAGTCAGTCTACACCTTGGCAGAAAAATTACTGGAGGCTGATAGTAAAGGTGATCAACAGCGTTTCGACGCCCTCTATGACGAGCTAAAAGCTATTTGTACTGAGCATGAAGGCACTGATAAAGATCATCCTGAACAGTGGGAAACCTTGGCTGATTTTACTGAAGATTTAGTTAAGGCGCTGGTTATTTACGACAAAGCATTGGCAAAAGCGGAGGCTATTAATTCAAAAGACCATTTGTCATCCATTGCCTATGCTATGGCAGTAATACAAATCGAATTGGGCCGCAAGAATGCTGCTATCAGCAATCTACAGAATGCAAAAATTAGTGCCAATAAGATTGAGGATAAAGAGTTTAAGGTTGAGATAGATGAATTGTTGGCCAAATTAGTAGCTGAATAG